A part of Lacibacter sp. H407 genomic DNA contains:
- a CDS encoding RecQ family ATP-dependent DNA helicase, whose translation MDNLENILSQYWGYDSFRPLQKEIIESVLQGKDTLALLPTGGGKSICYQVPALAKDGMCIVISPLIALMKDQVEALHRKDIRAAAIYTGMPFPQVKDILQMAVNDQLKFLYVSPERLETKLFLEYLPGMNVQLIAVDEAHCISQWGYDFRPSYLKIKELRSELRNVPLLAVTASATPVVQDDICNQLQFRNHHIYKGSFLRPNVSFSVFKVESRINKIIQILSNVQGCAIVYCKSRKMTQETAQLLQLQHISADYYHAGLSNDERSKRQEAWLQNQTRVIVCTNAFGMGIDKPDVRVVIHHDMPDCLENYYQEAGRAGRDGQKSYAVLLYEEKDLTDLANASAIRFPSIAEVKKVYQCLVNYLQLPSGSGELIWMDFDLQDFVRTFKLNMHTAVYALKTLEQEGWINYAEQIFLPAKVVFTANKDRIAEFEQQHPQLEPFIKALLRNYGGIFDMESFISEKQLVSIVKTDLEIVKQALLQLHQHGIIHYSPQKDNAQLQFSENRPAVDDLFINPHNRLQRKEQFELRVKAMLNYVNDESSCRSKIIGNYFGDAAIVDCGVCDVCLRKKGNDLTTAEFERIRLFLTEKASGNGVVLKDLLTKMGSKQKERVWKVIDHLVAEEKITLSKEGLMKIK comes from the coding sequence ATGGACAATTTAGAAAACATATTATCCCAATACTGGGGTTACGACAGCTTTCGCCCTTTACAGAAAGAGATTATTGAATCTGTACTTCAGGGGAAGGATACACTTGCCCTGCTACCAACCGGCGGCGGTAAAAGTATTTGCTATCAGGTACCTGCATTGGCAAAAGACGGAATGTGTATTGTAATATCGCCGTTGATCGCCTTAATGAAAGATCAGGTAGAAGCATTGCATCGAAAAGATATCAGGGCAGCAGCCATTTACACGGGAATGCCTTTCCCACAGGTAAAAGATATTTTACAAATGGCGGTGAATGATCAACTGAAGTTTCTTTATGTATCACCCGAACGGTTGGAAACAAAACTCTTCCTTGAATACTTGCCGGGTATGAATGTGCAACTGATTGCTGTGGATGAAGCGCATTGCATTTCACAATGGGGTTATGATTTCCGTCCGTCATATTTAAAAATAAAAGAACTACGTAGTGAGTTACGGAACGTTCCTCTGTTAGCAGTAACAGCATCTGCTACACCTGTTGTGCAGGACGATATCTGTAACCAACTTCAGTTTCGCAATCATCATATTTACAAAGGCTCTTTCCTGCGGCCGAATGTATCGTTCAGTGTGTTTAAAGTAGAAAGCCGCATCAATAAAATCATACAGATACTTTCGAATGTGCAGGGCTGTGCCATTGTGTATTGCAAGAGCCGGAAGATGACACAGGAGACCGCACAATTATTACAATTGCAGCATATTTCTGCCGACTATTATCATGCAGGTTTATCGAATGATGAGCGTAGTAAACGACAGGAAGCCTGGCTGCAAAACCAAACCCGGGTAATTGTTTGTACCAATGCATTTGGAATGGGAATCGACAAGCCTGATGTGCGTGTAGTAATTCATCATGACATGCCCGACTGTCTGGAGAATTACTACCAGGAAGCCGGACGTGCAGGGAGAGATGGACAAAAATCCTATGCCGTTTTATTGTACGAAGAAAAAGATCTCACAGACTTGGCCAATGCATCGGCGATTCGTTTTCCATCCATTGCTGAAGTAAAAAAAGTATATCAATGTTTGGTGAACTATTTGCAACTGCCGAGTGGAAGTGGTGAATTGATCTGGATGGATTTTGATCTGCAGGATTTTGTAAGAACGTTTAAACTGAACATGCATACAGCTGTGTATGCACTTAAAACACTGGAGCAGGAAGGCTGGATCAACTATGCTGAACAGATATTCTTGCCGGCGAAAGTTGTTTTCACCGCCAATAAAGATCGCATTGCTGAATTTGAACAACAGCATCCACAACTGGAGCCATTCATCAAAGCATTACTCCGCAACTATGGGGGCATCTTTGATATGGAATCGTTCATATCAGAAAAACAATTGGTGAGCATTGTAAAAACTGATCTTGAGATTGTGAAACAGGCATTGCTGCAATTACATCAGCACGGCATCATTCACTATTCGCCGCAAAAAGACAATGCTCAACTACAGTTCAGTGAAAACCGACCGGCAGTAGACGATCTGTTCATCAACCCGCATAACCGTTTGCAGCGTAAAGAGCAATTCGAATTAAGGGTAAAAGCGATGCTCAACTATGTAAACGATGAAAGCAGTTGCCGCAGCAAAATAATCGGTAATTACTTTGGCGATGCGGCCATTGTTGATTGCGGCGTATGCGATGTATGCTTACGCAAAAAAGGAAACGATCTTACTACCGCAGAGTTTGAACGAATCCGTTTGTTCTTAACAGAAAAAGCAAGCGGTAATGGTGTTGTACTTAAAGATCTGTTGACAAAAATGGGAAGTAAACAAAAAGAACGTGTTTGGAAAGTGATCGACCATTTGGTGGCGGAAGAAAAAATTACATTGAGCAAAGAAGGGTTGATGAAAATAAAATGA
- a CDS encoding heavy metal translocating P-type ATPase, translating to METVNWKVDGMTCTNCALTINKFLEKEGMKNVKVNPVTGEVMFDSVDGNGIDKIEKGIESLGYQVAEKNGVSTKQTDKEPMNKFLRYVLLCAPFTLILMLHMFEGWVHLHWLMNPWVQLGLCLPVYVIGMSFFGRSAIKSIRNGMPNMNVLVAVGATAAFVYSLYGTLTGQAEEYMFYETAATIITLVFFGNYLEDASVQQTQRALNSLAKSQKVMANMIAFDDQHQEQIFPVENTVLHVGDLILIKSGEQIPADCKILWGEATVNEAIITGESLPLTKKQKDQLIGGSILVDGTVKAQVTAAAKDSVLANIVNLVKQAQGEKPPVQQMADKISAIFIPVVLGIAVLTLAVNWIILKEFTPALMRSIAVLVIACPCAMGLATPAAIAVGLGRAAKNGVLFRNSKSLELFKNITQVVFDKTGTLTTGKFVLADYKIVNDEWVMGNTQLAMSNSQSSNNSSTNNTTTSTAESPTQHSLLTTHEFQRIVYSLEKYSNHPIAACITTSWKTNKDERWASIEEIKGFGMKAVTKDGVEWIAGSYKAAANLTTDETHNVYVLRNGVLIGWVDVKDEVREEATGIIQYLKSKNIKTILLSGDRKAKSEAIAKQLGIDEVIAEQTPEQKLATIDQLSKTTPTAMVGDGINDAPALAKATIGISLSEASQVAMQTADVVLMNHGLKNLPLSLGLGKHTFLTIKQNLFWAFFYNIIAIPVAAFGLLTPTFGALVMGLSDVVLAINSVRLFVKKVV from the coding sequence ATGGAAACAGTGAATTGGAAAGTAGATGGAATGACCTGTACCAATTGCGCCCTCACCATTAATAAATTCCTGGAAAAAGAAGGAATGAAAAATGTGAAGGTGAATCCGGTAACAGGCGAAGTGATGTTTGATAGTGTTGATGGAAACGGAATCGATAAGATAGAAAAAGGGATCGAGTCGCTTGGCTATCAGGTGGCAGAAAAGAATGGTGTATCAACCAAACAAACAGATAAAGAGCCGATGAATAAATTTCTTCGGTATGTATTGCTGTGCGCTCCGTTTACATTGATCTTAATGCTCCATATGTTTGAAGGTTGGGTTCATTTGCATTGGCTGATGAATCCTTGGGTGCAGTTGGGTTTATGTTTACCGGTATATGTGATCGGGATGAGTTTTTTTGGACGAAGTGCCATTAAAAGTATCCGCAACGGAATGCCCAATATGAATGTATTGGTGGCAGTGGGCGCAACGGCCGCATTTGTATACAGTTTGTATGGTACACTTACAGGACAAGCCGAAGAGTACATGTTTTATGAAACGGCGGCAACAATCATTACACTTGTTTTCTTTGGTAACTATTTAGAAGATGCATCGGTGCAGCAAACACAACGGGCACTTAACAGTTTGGCAAAAAGCCAAAAGGTAATGGCCAATATGATTGCGTTTGACGATCAGCATCAGGAACAAATTTTTCCGGTTGAAAATACCGTGTTGCATGTAGGTGATCTCATCCTTATTAAAAGCGGCGAACAAATACCGGCCGATTGTAAAATATTATGGGGTGAAGCAACCGTAAATGAAGCAATTATTACCGGTGAGAGTTTACCTCTTACGAAAAAACAAAAAGATCAACTCATCGGTGGAAGTATATTGGTGGATGGTACTGTAAAAGCACAGGTAACTGCTGCTGCGAAGGATTCTGTACTGGCCAATATTGTAAACCTTGTGAAACAGGCACAGGGTGAAAAACCTCCTGTACAACAAATGGCCGATAAGATCAGCGCCATTTTTATTCCTGTTGTTTTAGGTATTGCAGTATTAACGCTTGCAGTGAACTGGATCATATTAAAAGAATTTACACCGGCGTTGATGCGGAGTATTGCTGTGTTGGTGATTGCTTGCCCGTGTGCAATGGGATTAGCTACACCTGCTGCAATTGCTGTGGGGTTAGGTCGTGCTGCAAAAAATGGTGTGCTGTTCCGCAATTCAAAAAGTTTAGAGCTGTTTAAAAATATTACACAGGTTGTATTCGATAAAACAGGAACGCTTACTACCGGAAAGTTTGTATTGGCCGATTATAAGATTGTGAATGATGAATGGGTAATGGGAAATACACAATTGGCAATGAGCAATAGTCAATCGTCAAACAACAGTTCAACCAATAATACTACGACTTCAACAGCGGAGTCTCCCACTCAACACTCACTACTCACCACTCACGAATTTCAACGTATCGTTTACTCATTGGAGAAATATTCCAATCATCCGATTGCAGCTTGTATTACCACTTCCTGGAAAACAAATAAAGATGAGCGATGGGCTTCCATTGAAGAGATCAAAGGATTCGGAATGAAAGCTGTAACAAAAGATGGTGTGGAATGGATCGCCGGTTCGTACAAAGCGGCTGCAAACCTTACAACCGACGAAACACACAATGTGTATGTATTACGAAACGGAGTCTTGATTGGATGGGTTGACGTGAAAGATGAAGTACGTGAAGAAGCTACCGGTATTATTCAATATCTGAAAAGCAAAAACATCAAAACCATTTTATTGAGTGGTGATCGGAAAGCAAAGTCCGAAGCGATTGCCAAACAGTTAGGGATAGACGAAGTTATTGCGGAGCAAACACCGGAGCAGAAACTCGCAACCATCGATCAATTGAGTAAAACAACTCCAACAGCAATGGTGGGCGATGGTATTAATGATGCACCTGCATTGGCAAAAGCAACCATTGGTATATCGTTGAGCGAAGCTTCGCAGGTGGCCATGCAAACAGCTGATGTGGTATTAATGAATCATGGATTAAAAAATCTGCCTCTTTCATTGGGCTTGGGAAAACATACGTTTCTAACAATCAAGCAGAATCTGTTCTGGGCATTCTTTTACAATATCATCGCTATTCCCGTTGCCGCTTTTGGTTTATTAACGCCCACGTTTGGTGCATTGGTGATGGGACTGAGTGATGTGGTATTAGCAATCAACAGTGTGCGGTTGTTTGTGAAGAAAGTGGTTTAA
- a CDS encoding ABC transporter ATP-binding protein — translation MKILLSDAGKRYNREWIFRHFTYEFTNANAYAITGNNGSGKSTLLQVIAGAVQHSEGIIDFSDADKKIVPEHHHQHLGIAAPYLELPEEMTLHEFLSFHHSFKPFLSSLSVDSIIHLLGLEKAKEKQLRNFSSGMKQRVKLAQAILSDVPVVLLDEPCTNLDADGISLYHRLINQHCSNRLVIVSSNDEVEYNFCNYKVSIMDYKQ, via the coding sequence ATGAAGATATTGCTTTCTGATGCCGGTAAGCGATACAACAGAGAATGGATCTTTCGTCACTTTACTTACGAATTCACAAACGCTAATGCATATGCGATTACCGGGAACAATGGTTCGGGTAAATCAACATTGCTGCAGGTAATTGCCGGTGCCGTTCAACATTCAGAAGGCATAATTGATTTTTCCGATGCTGATAAAAAAATTGTACCCGAACATCACCATCAACATCTCGGCATTGCCGCTCCTTACCTGGAACTGCCGGAAGAAATGACCTTGCATGAATTTCTGTCGTTTCATCATTCATTCAAACCTTTTTTATCATCGTTGTCTGTTGACAGTATTATTCACTTGCTGGGTTTAGAGAAAGCAAAAGAAAAGCAACTCCGCAATTTCAGTAGTGGTATGAAACAACGGGTAAAACTGGCACAGGCCATATTGAGTGATGTACCTGTGGTATTACTCGACGAACCCTGCACCAATTTAGATGCAGATGGCATTTCATTATACCATCGATTGATCAACCAACATTGCAGCAACCGTTTGGTGATCGTAAGCAGTAATGATGAAGTGGAATACAACTTCTGCAATTACAAAGTCAGTATCATGGATTATAAACAATAA
- a CDS encoding alanine dehydrogenase, translating into MALSKPIVSASFSYETLEEKLDIKPKGAQLFIGIPREQMFQENRIALTPEAVSVLVSNGHRVMIEYLAGEGSHFTDKDYSEAGAKIAYDRKEVYQCDILIKSAPVCEEELELLKAGQTIISPIHIAVMKPEILEGMMEKRITALSFENLKDDSGHNPIVRSMSEIAGSAVMLIAGQYLSSFNNGKGVLLGGISGIPPTKVIIIGAGIVGEYAARTALAMGGSVKVFDNNIYKLKRMQTAIGHRMWTSVVEPKILAKQLKTCDVAVGALSSIGGARSPIVVSDEMVAQMRPGSVIVDVSIDRGGCFETSEVTSHESPIFIKHGVIHYCVPNIPSGFARTASTAISNVLMPLLLEIADEGGLEKLLWHKLNIRNGIYLFKGSLTNFYLSQRFDLKYTDLNLLIASRG; encoded by the coding sequence ATGGCTTTATCGAAACCAATTGTAAGTGCATCGTTCAGCTACGAAACCTTAGAAGAAAAATTAGATATTAAGCCGAAAGGAGCCCAATTGTTTATTGGCATTCCCCGTGAGCAAATGTTTCAGGAAAACCGGATCGCCCTTACACCCGAAGCCGTAAGTGTGCTGGTGAGCAATGGTCATCGGGTGATGATCGAATACCTGGCTGGCGAGGGTTCCCATTTTACTGATAAAGATTATAGCGAAGCCGGTGCAAAGATCGCTTACGACCGCAAGGAAGTGTATCAGTGCGATATACTCATCAAATCAGCACCCGTATGTGAAGAAGAACTGGAGTTGCTGAAAGCCGGACAAACCATTATTTCGCCGATCCATATTGCGGTGATGAAACCGGAGATACTGGAAGGGATGATGGAAAAACGGATCACGGCCTTATCGTTTGAGAATTTAAAGGATGATTCCGGGCATAACCCTATTGTTCGGAGCATGAGTGAAATTGCCGGCAGTGCGGTGATGTTGATCGCCGGACAATACCTCAGCAGTTTCAATAACGGAAAGGGCGTATTGCTGGGTGGAATCAGTGGTATACCGCCAACAAAAGTCATTATCATCGGTGCCGGTATTGTGGGTGAATATGCAGCCCGAACTGCATTGGCCATGGGTGGAAGTGTAAAGGTGTTTGATAATAATATTTATAAGCTGAAGCGAATGCAAACGGCTATCGGTCATCGTATGTGGACATCCGTTGTTGAACCGAAAATATTAGCGAAGCAATTGAAGACTTGTGATGTGGCAGTAGGTGCGTTATCATCCATTGGTGGTGCACGAAGTCCTATTGTAGTATCCGACGAAATGGTAGCACAGATGCGGCCAGGTAGTGTGATCGTTGACGTTAGTATTGACCGTGGTGGTTGTTTTGAAACGAGTGAAGTCACCAGTCACGAAAGTCCCATTTTTATCAAACATGGCGTTATCCATTACTGTGTTCCGAATATTCCCAGCGGTTTTGCACGTACAGCCTCAACCGCTATCAGCAATGTATTGATGCCGTTGTTACTCGAAATAGCCGATGAAGGTGGATTGGAAAAATTACTCTGGCACAAACTGAATATCCGCAATGGCATTTATCTTTTCAAAGGATCACTCACCAATTTTTATCTCAGTCAACGTTTTGATCTGAAGTACACCGATTTGAATTTGTTGATTGCAAGCAGGGGGTAG
- a CDS encoding bifunctional UDP-3-O-[3-hydroxymyristoyl] N-acetylglucosamine deacetylase/3-hydroxyacyl-ACP dehydratase: MNNSNGSNGTEHANQHTLAESITISGVGIHTGKPVTMILEPGEPNTGIVFQRTDLPNQPTVKADVDFVVETNRSTTLSHNGAVVNTVEHLLAAFVGCEIDNALVKIDGPEIPILDGSSRPFVEALDKAGRKKQDAIKTWFTIDHNIYFLDENKKVEMVAMPSTEYRINTLIDFNSPVLGTQHAQLRNVSEFNTEVAPCRTFSFFHELEYLLKNNLIKGGDLNNAIVVVDKPVSDEQLETLSKAFGKEKFAITSEGYLNNLELRFPNEPARHKLLDLVGDLALVGMPFKAHIIANRPGHASNVEFARKIKEHIKKNRFKVNVPPYYPEKPPVHDVVEIEKILPHRYPFLLVDKIIDLTDTYIVGVKNVTYNEPFFQGHFPGNYVMPGVLQIEALAQCGGLLAIPKNTEDKYDTYFLKVDNCKFKQKVVPGDTLILKMELKNPIRRGIVEMRGTIFVGSKVVCEGDLTAQIVKRTKND; encoded by the coding sequence ATGAATAACAGTAATGGCAGTAATGGCACCGAACATGCCAATCAACATACACTTGCTGAATCAATTACCATCTCTGGGGTAGGCATCCATACCGGCAAACCGGTTACGATGATCCTTGAGCCGGGCGAACCAAATACAGGTATCGTTTTTCAACGAACCGATCTGCCCAATCAACCAACTGTAAAGGCCGATGTGGACTTTGTTGTAGAGACCAACCGCAGCACGACATTGTCGCACAACGGTGCCGTTGTAAATACCGTTGAGCATTTGCTGGCAGCTTTTGTTGGCTGTGAGATCGATAATGCACTGGTAAAAATCGACGGACCTGAAATCCCCATCCTCGATGGAAGTTCACGCCCGTTTGTGGAAGCACTTGATAAAGCCGGCCGTAAAAAACAAGATGCCATCAAAACCTGGTTTACGATCGATCATAATATCTACTTCCTCGATGAAAATAAGAAAGTAGAAATGGTGGCAATGCCATCAACCGAATACCGCATCAACACATTAATTGATTTTAACTCGCCGGTATTGGGCACGCAACATGCTCAATTGCGAAATGTAAGTGAATTCAATACTGAAGTAGCTCCCTGTAGAACTTTTTCGTTTTTTCACGAACTGGAATACCTGCTCAAAAATAATCTCATCAAAGGCGGCGATTTGAACAACGCTATTGTTGTAGTTGATAAACCCGTAAGCGATGAACAATTAGAAACACTTTCTAAAGCATTTGGTAAAGAGAAATTTGCAATTACCAGTGAAGGTTACTTAAATAATCTTGAATTACGTTTTCCCAACGAACCGGCACGACACAAACTGCTGGATCTTGTTGGTGATCTGGCGTTGGTGGGCATGCCGTTCAAGGCACATATCATTGCCAACCGTCCCGGTCATGCGAGTAATGTAGAGTTTGCCCGGAAGATCAAAGAGCATATTAAAAAGAACCGTTTCAAAGTAAACGTACCTCCGTATTATCCGGAGAAACCACCGGTACATGATGTGGTGGAAATTGAAAAGATATTGCCGCACCGCTATCCATTTTTATTGGTTGATAAGATCATTGACCTTACAGATACTTATATTGTGGGAGTAAAGAATGTAACCTACAATGAACCCTTTTTCCAAGGGCATTTCCCCGGCAACTACGTGATGCCAGGTGTGTTACAGATCGAGGCATTGGCGCAATGCGGCGGTTTGCTGGCGATTCCAAAAAATACAGAAGATAAATACGATACTTACTTTTTGAAGGTAGATAATTGTAAATTCAAACAGAAAGTAGTACCCGGCGATACCTTAATTTTAAAAATGGAATTAAAAAATCCGATCAGAAGAGGTATTGTTGAAATGCGGGGAACCATCTTTGTGGGCAGCAAAGTGGTGTGTGAAGGCGACCTTACTGCTCAAATTGTAAAAAGAACAAAGAATGATTAG
- the tsaE gene encoding tRNA (adenosine(37)-N6)-threonylcarbamoyltransferase complex ATPase subunit type 1 TsaE, translated as MQPLFILTVQRTFTKHTIHTTAKEVWQLCKQYKVWAFDAPMGSGKTTFIHALCDVLEVKDAVGSPTFSIINQYQTKEGQTIYHLDLYRIKDENEAIQAGVEDVLYSDELCLVEWPDKTPALFPPDTVYLHLEVIDSDSRRLTIQVPK; from the coding sequence TTGCAACCACTATTCATTTTAACAGTGCAACGCACATTTACAAAACATACAATTCATACAACAGCAAAAGAAGTTTGGCAGCTTTGCAAACAGTACAAAGTATGGGCATTCGATGCGCCCATGGGCAGCGGTAAAACCACTTTTATACATGCGTTGTGTGATGTGTTGGAGGTGAAAGATGCGGTAGGCAGTCCTACGTTTTCCATCATCAACCAATACCAAACAAAAGAGGGGCAAACAATTTATCATCTCGATCTATACCGGATCAAAGATGAAAATGAAGCTATTCAGGCAGGTGTAGAAGATGTGTTGTACAGCGATGAACTTTGTTTGGTGGAATGGCCCGACAAAACGCCCGCCCTCTTTCCTCCCGATACCGTCTATCTTCATCTTGAGGTAATTGACAGCGACAGCCGAAGATTAACCATCCAAGTTCCAAAGTAG
- the lpxA gene encoding acyl-ACP--UDP-N-acetylglucosamine O-acyltransferase produces the protein MISNLAHIHPNAQIGANVTIDPFSVIHDDVVIGDGTHVMSNVTIFSSSRIGKNCSIFPGAVIGAVPQDLKYRGEYTLTEIGDNTSIRECVTIHRGTTDKNTTKVGSNCLIMAYAHVAHDCMVGNNVILANSVQLAGHVTIDDYAIIGGMSAAHQFTHIGKHTYIAGMSAIRKDVPPYVKAAREPLSYVGINNVGLSRRGYSKETIEEIFKIYHILFVEKHIVSKAVELIEQMLPITETRDEILGFIKKSEIGVIKRKSQISGDEDIAF, from the coding sequence ATGATTAGTAACCTTGCTCATATACACCCCAATGCTCAGATAGGCGCCAATGTAACCATTGATCCGTTTTCCGTTATTCACGACGATGTGGTAATTGGAGATGGTACGCATGTAATGAGCAACGTCACTATTTTCTCTTCTTCACGTATTGGAAAGAACTGCAGTATTTTTCCCGGCGCTGTGATCGGTGCTGTTCCGCAGGACCTGAAATACCGTGGCGAATACACACTTACAGAAATTGGCGATAATACCAGCATTCGTGAATGCGTAACCATTCATCGTGGCACAACCGATAAGAACACAACTAAAGTTGGCAGCAACTGTCTCATCATGGCCTATGCACATGTTGCACATGATTGTATGGTTGGCAACAATGTAATTCTTGCCAACTCAGTGCAGTTAGCAGGACATGTTACCATTGATGATTATGCTATTATTGGCGGTATGAGTGCAGCGCATCAATTTACACATATTGGAAAACACACGTACATCGCCGGCATGAGTGCTATCCGTAAGGATGTGCCACCGTATGTAAAAGCAGCACGTGAGCCATTAAGCTATGTGGGCATCAACAATGTGGGGTTAAGTCGCAGAGGTTACAGTAAAGAAACCATTGAAGAGATCTTTAAGATCTATCATATTCTTTTTGTAGAAAAGCATATTGTATCAAAAGCCGTTGAGCTGATCGAGCAAATGTTGCCAATTACTGAAACAAGAGATGAAATTCTTGGATTTATTAAGAAATCCGAGATCGGCGTCATCAAACGTAAATCACAAATCAGTGGCGATGAAGATATTGCTTTCTGA
- the tnpA gene encoding IS200/IS605 family transposase, whose product MPNTYSQIYLQFVFAVKHRQSLIPKEHKEELHKYMTGLVQNRKAKMIAVHCMPDHAHLFVGFKPVLSISDFVKEIKVASNDFLNDKSWLKHKFNWQEGYGVFSYGHSQIDTVAKYVMNQEQHHQKKTFQQEYLAFLDKFQIPFEEQYLFEFLEM is encoded by the coding sequence ATGCCAAATACCTATTCCCAAATTTATCTCCAGTTTGTATTTGCTGTTAAACACAGACAAAGTCTTATCCCAAAAGAGCACAAAGAAGAATTACACAAATACATGACGGGCCTGGTGCAAAACCGAAAAGCAAAAATGATCGCCGTTCATTGTATGCCGGATCATGCACATTTGTTCGTAGGGTTTAAACCGGTGTTGTCGATCTCGGACTTTGTAAAAGAAATTAAAGTTGCCAGTAATGATTTTTTGAATGACAAGTCATGGCTGAAACATAAGTTTAATTGGCAGGAAGGATACGGTGTATTTTCATATGGCCATTCGCAAATTGATACAGTTGCCAAATATGTAATGAATCAGGAGCAACATCATCAAAAGAAAACATTTCAGCAGGAATACCTTGCATTTCTTGATAAATTTCAAATCCCGTTTGAGGAGCAATACCTGTTTGAATTTTTGGAGATGTAA
- a CDS encoding cupin domain-containing protein, protein MYFHHLNSIPSKEMFPGYNGKFVHTGTSTVAFWDITANSPIPEHSHVHEQIMHVVEGEFELTVDGTTEVLTAGAVVTIPGNVKHGGRSLTNCKVIDVFMPEREEYK, encoded by the coding sequence ATGTATTTCCATCATCTCAACTCCATTCCATCGAAAGAAATGTTCCCCGGTTATAACGGTAAGTTTGTGCACACCGGCACATCCACTGTTGCGTTTTGGGATATTACCGCCAACTCTCCTATCCCAGAGCATTCGCATGTTCATGAACAGATCATGCATGTAGTAGAAGGTGAATTTGAATTAACGGTTGATGGAACAACAGAAGTATTAACGGCCGGTGCTGTTGTAACCATTCCCGGAAATGTAAAACATGGCGGTCGATCACTTACCAATTGCAAAGTGATTGATGTGTTTATGCCGGAGAGAGAAGAATATAAATAA